The genomic DNA TTTGTGCCAAAATCTGAGTTAACGGCGCTTAGTGCCGCCGCGAGTGCGTTTAAAAAAGCCCCGCTCTGGATCGATGAATCCAGTAACCTTTCGGTCACCGAAATGCGCGCAAAAGCCCGGAGGATGTATAATAAACACAAACTCGGCCTGATTGTCATCGATTATCTCCAATTGCTCTCAAGCCCCGATCCACGAACCCCGCGTGAACAACAAATTGCTGAAATCTCCCGGGGCGTTAAAGCGATGGCCAAAGAGTTATCCCTCCCGGTGATTGTTCTGAGTCAGTTGAACCGTGCTTCTGAAAAAGAAAATCGGGCCCCAAGATTATCCGATCTAAGAGAATCCGGATCAATCGAACAGGATGCGGATGTGGTGTTAATGCTCTCAAAACATCGCGAAGGTGAAGAGAATAGCGAAGTTTCACTTGATCTTCTCGCGCGAGACCTCATTATCGCCAAGCAGCGGAATGGCCCAACAGGCGTTGTGCCACTTGCATTTAGGAAAACTTTAACTCGATTTGAAAACTATGCCCAGTAAATTTGTATGCCGCGCTTCGTTGCTCGGTTTGCTTTGTTGTCCCCCATCGCTCACAACTGTTTTTGGTGAGGATCTAGAGGAATCAACGGCACCTATTGCCGAAAATACAACAGAAAATTCCGAAGCAATCGCTCTCGATACAACTTCATCGCAGGAGGTCTCTACCTCCGAAGAATCGGAATCGTCAAAGATCGTTTCAGAGGGAAATACCTCGATTGTAGAGGATGGAAGCTCAGTGGAAACTTCCGAGGCGCTTTACCATAATAGCGTAGCTCAGGATGAAGCCGAAACTCCCGTCAACAGTCTCGGGACTTACGGGAAGCGCGAACAGTCGAAAAACTTCCCTGTCGCAAAAATCGAGATCCGCTCCGACGGAGAATTGGTTAGGGACGAAGCCTTTATTCGTTCCCATATCCGCTTTACCGAGGGAGAAGCTTTCGATCCCTTCGCTGCAAACGACGCGATCCACTCGCTTTATGCTGTAGGGATGTTCGACGATATCGAAATTACGGCGACGAAAAATAAGGATTTGTCGCTCAACGTCTTTGTCAACGTCAAGACGCGCCCGAGAATCGCCAACGTCAAATTTCCTTTTGAGAAAATCGGTAAGAAGAAAGTGCGCAAGGAGCTCAAAACGGTCGCAGGTCATTATCTGAACCGCGCGAACCTTAATGAAGACGTCCTCATGATCTACCGGTATTACCAGATGAACGGCTTCCCAAAACCGCAGGTCGATGCCCGCATCGAGCCGCTTGAGGATGGTCGCGTCGACGTTTGCTTTGATATCACACCAACAGATGCAATCCGCATTGCCCGCGTCCAATTCCATAACTTTGGCGATATCGATACCGACCTCGTCCAAAAGAGTATGGCTCTGAAGCGTTGGGACCGGAACTTCTTTTCCTTCTTTACGAAAAAAGGTAACTTTGCGGACCTCTACCTCGATCACGATAAGGAGGTCCTTGTCAATGCAATACGGGACGCTGGGTACCTCGATGGTAAACTCACGCGCGCGGAATTTGTAACCGAAGGCGAGCAACGTGGATCCCTCATCTTTGATGCCGACCTCGGAGAACGCTACTACGTCGGCGACATTAAACTAACCGGCGCAACGCTCTATGATCCAGAGGTTCTTATGGAATGTGCGCACCTCAAGACCGGGGATGCGTTCGGTCAAGCCGCTGTCCGCCAAGCTGCAGAAAATATCCAGGATTACTACCGCTCCCGAGGGTATGTTAACACGATCGTTGAGGCAGAAGAACACCCGACTTTCCGCGATAACATTATCGACTTGGTGCTAACGATTCACGAATCCTCGCTCTATCATCTCAGCGCGATCACAATTAAGGGCAATTACAAGACCAAGGATAAGGTGCTGCTCCGCGAATTTACGCTCGAGCCCGGCGATACGTTTAACTATACCGCGATGCAAATTGGCGAAATGCGCCTCCATAACACGGGGTATTTTAAAAAGGTCGACGTCAATGCCGCCGATAGCGATAATCCACATGAGAAGGGCATCGAAATTAATATTGAGGAAGCCGATACGGGTAAAATTAGCGGCGGTATCGCAGTCAGTGCGCGAAAGAGCCAGGTCGTTTTCATCTCGCTGGAGCAGTCGAACTTCGATCTTTTTGGCCCTAATTTCCAAGGTGGCGGACAAAAACTCTTTACAAAACTTCAGCTCGGTACCCGTGAAAACGAGGCCGTGTTCTCATTTGAAGAGCCCTACCTCTTCGATAAGGAGCTTGCTTTCGGAACAGAAGTTACCGGCGGTAAGACGAAGTACCGCAAAGACGACTCAAACTTTAGCGGTTCGACCTACGATGAGAATTACTTCGAATTCGAGCCTTACTTCCGTAAGCGACTTTTCGACCCTTGGATCGGACGTTTAGCGTATAACTTCAAGCTCTCTAAAATTACGAGCTTAGGCGATACTGCCGTTCAGCCCCTTAAAGATGAGGCGGCGCAGGGACGTCGGACAGCGTCAGGACTCAAATTCTCGATCTACCGCGACTCACGTGATGATTTACTCTTCCCACGCACAGGATCACGTGTCGAGTTTCAAACCCATTTTTATGGCCTCGGTGGGCGTACGAAATTTACCCGCCTCGAAGCAACGGCAACCCAGTACTTTTGGGTATCAGAAAAATACGACCATACGCTTGCATTTACCGGAAGCGTTGGGAGCATTATCCCTTTCCATCACCGGCAAACACCCTACTCCGAGCGATACTTTCTCGGTGGCCAGTCGATGATGCGTGGCTTTGAGGGCCGCCAGATCTCCCCCAAAGAAGAATCTTTTGCATTCAAAGACGGCAAAAAAGAAACCCGTTATGGTGATCCTGTTGGCGGTAACTCTTTCTGCTACGGCGCTGCAGAGTACACCTTTGCGCTCTTTGAACCCTTCTTTGGCGCAGCATTTATCGAAGCCGGATCGGCAAATGAAAAGAAGTTTGATAACTTTAAGAACATCAACGTCGACTGGGGTGTGGGCCTACGGATCTTTATTGGTAAAATGCCGCTTCGCCTCGACTGGGGCTTCCCAATTCACGCAGCTCGAGGAACAAAAAAAGACGGCGTTCAGTTTAACTTCTCGTTCGGCGCCTCGTTCTAAAAATTTTTGATTAATTTTTTATTTTTAAGCTTGACCTCCCGAGGCGGAAAAAATACCTTCCACTTCAGGAGGGAGAGGATATGGTTTCTAAGCTCATTCGGGATATCGTTGTTAGTCTTCTTTTCGTCGGTGTTTTTTTTGGAACATCGGCTCTAGCATCCTCAAGGAGAGAAATACGAAGAACTGCTAGTCAGGGAAACACTCCGTCCTTATTACAGAATAAAAAGATCGGCGAAGAAGTTGAACATAATCTCGCTAATACGCTGAGACGATTAGTTACCGATAGCAACTGGGATGGCGTTAAGGAGTTTCTTGGTTTTGTTCAAAATCATGGGTTAGATCGTACAGAAACCTCCGTTCCCGAAATTTTAAGAGATGTTTGCGGCCCGGGTATTTCGGAACCCCAGCAATGCAAGCTGCTCACAAAGGCCTTCCGTAGCGAGCCTGTTCATGTCAATGTTATTCGCGCATTGCTCGACAATGGTGAAGCTTTAAATGGTTCTAATCCGGAGATTTTCGGGGCTGCAAAAGGAATTTTTCTTCAACTACCTCTCGAGCGACAGAGTAAACTTTTGCGGAGCTATGAAAAGTTTGAGGATTGTAAAACATTCCTCTCCGCAGTCACACCAGATACCGATACTCCGCCGATTTATCAAATGCGGGCACCGAAAGTCGCCGCACTCGGAGATATGTAATTTCTAGGTTTCTTTTTCATATTTTTTCTTTTTCGTATCAAAAAGCTAGGTGGCAGAGGAGCAATCTTCTGCCTTTATATTTCAATCGTTCAGCAAATCGCGGCGTAGAAGCCAGCGCGCAACGTCGCAAAAGATCGGGAACGCGACCTTAGAGCCATAGGCCGTCGATCCTGAAGCCAACCGCGCGTCGTCGATAACCACTGTTACCAAGTACTTTGGAGCCTCTGCAGGGAAAAATCCCGAACAAGAAGAAATATGGTGCGACTGCGAATATGCGCCATGAACCAATTTCTGCGTCGTCCCGGTCTTATACGCCAATCGCACACCATCGATCTCCGAAGGCTTCGCATCGGGGTGGTAGAGAATATCCCGCAGTTGGCGGACCGTATCCGATGTTAACACGCTACGGCGGACGCGTGGATCCGTCTTCATAACGACCTCCCCTTTCGTGTTCAAAACTTTCTGGACGATCTGCGGCGATAAGAGATATCCCCCACTGGCAATGACCCCCATTGCACAATGAACCTGAAGGGCCGTCGCACTCACTGCATGCCCCATAGGTAAGCGCGTGATTGTAAGGCCGTCCCAATACTTTGGGCTACGGAGAATCCCCGCTACCTCGCCATCGAAACCGTAGCCCGTCTTTTCGCCAAAACCAAAGGCCCGTGCAGCATCATAAAGCGCATTGGCGCCGAGACGAATACCGATCTGTGCTGCCCCACGGTTACTGGATTTGCGCAACACATCGATGGCACTGAGCTTACCCAAAGCGGTATGGTCTTTTGGTAAAGTATAAGTCTTTCCCTGCCAGGTAAAGTTCGTGGAGGTACAATCAAACGCGTCATACAGCGAAATCACCCGATCCTGGAGCGCCACGCTAAAAGGTACAATTTTAAACACTGACCCTGGCTCATAGGTGTCCGTCACCGCGCAATTGCGGAGATTCGCCACGTCTGCTTTCATGTAGTGTTCTCCCTCAAAGGTCGGGTAATTGCACATTACCAAAAGGTCGCCATTAGTGGGATCGCTGACGAGAACTGTGCCGCGTTGCGCGTGGAATCTCTCGACCGCTTCTGACAATATACGTTCTATGGCGCTATGAAACCGAATATCGATCGTTAACTGAATATCCGAACCATGCTGAGGTAAGACGTCGATTTCGCGAAATAACGGCAGCTCCTGGCGCCGGCCATCGCGCTTTGACTCCATCCCACCGTCCTGTCCGCGCAGAAAAGGATCCATGAAGGCCTCGATGCCGCTCACAGCTATCCCCTCCTTGTTGACGAAACCTATGACATGGCTCGCAAGCGCACCATTGGGGTAGTAACGTTGCGCCGAGGTGATGCCGTAAATGCCCTTGATTTTGAGCGCTAGCACCTGTTCATACGCATCAAGCTCTGTCATTTCCGTAATCTTTTTCCAACGGATATGACGGACCTTATTGTCGACGATTCGAGATTCACGTGTCCAAAATTTTTTGAGATCCTCCTCAGAAATTTTTAAAATCTCTGAGAGTTGTGGTAACTTGGCAAAATCTTGTGTTTCGGCCGCATAGGGATCGATGCCAAGATCAATTTTAGGGACCGTCATCGCCAAAACGGTACCATTACGATCAAGAATACGGCCTCGTGACGCCCGACGGACCTCCCGAACTCGACGCGCCGATTCGAGGTAACCCTGATAATACGATCGATCCAAATACGCCAACTGGACAATCCGATACGATAGCCCCGCGAAAAGCCACGCCGAAAGGAGGACGAGCACCAACAATCGCAAAAAGGCCTTCACTCATGCAACCCTAGCGAGTTTCTAGCAAATTTCGATGTAATTATCGGCGAATTAATGTAAATGTTCAGGAGGCTTCCCGGGATTATCTTCGGCTGCGCGGCGCTCCTCGTCGACGATCCGCTGCGCGATTTTCTTGAGGTGCATACGGAGCCAACGTGTTGTCGACGAGCCCTCCCGGTAATCCGCCGGACCATAGGCATCGATCCGTCCCGCCGCTAGCATCCGGTCATTCTGCTCGAACTCCCGCTCGTCTTCGGGATTATAGACCGCAAAAGCCTTACCTCCATGACCTCGAATTACCGAAAATGCCGGGACATCACTCGGACCATCCGCTATATAGATCATGTTCTGAAACGGTATGCGCCGGACGTCGTTTTCAATCACGGCATTAACATCGATGGCGCGGTTCTTGTTGCAGCCCTTGTTAATCTCAAACAAACACCGCGTCTTTTGCGTATGATCGACGACACACGCGATCTGTCGAATAACCTTCTTATCTCCCTCTTGCGATTCTACAATGGTTTCAGGCGGATCATCCGCTAAAAACTCTTCAAGATTTTCAACCGAATTATAGGCCTTAGACGCACCCGATGAAGAATCTACTAACTCCGTTGCAATCGCTCCAAATTGGAATTTTTCCGCAAGCGCGTCAATTTCCCCCTCAAGGAACTCACTCGCAAAAATTGCTTCCATATGTGGCGCAACCTGACTACCTCGGATAATTTCAATATGTCCGCTACTGACGACATAATGTTCTAGCGAAATGCTGTAAGACCGGAAACATGGATCTTGCTCAACATCATTCCGTAGGAGCGAAAAAATCTCTGGCACCCCTGGAAAATACGTCAACTGTTGACCGTAGCCTTCGAGGTGCGACTTTGATAATCCCGGTAAGCGACCTTCTTGGACCAACGCGAGGACAAAATTCAAGTACGCCAGCGTCCCCGAGAGATAAACTCCTCGACGCTGCATGCGATCCGTGAACTGATTGATCGTCTGCCAGAAAAATCGCTCGTCGATCCCGTATTCTGCAAACATCGGAACCTGCATATTTCCCGGAATTAACGTTCGATCGAAATCCCAAACACACGCAATAATATGACTGCGCTCTCCCATAATCGTTTAAAGCATTAATGGGCGTAGGTCCTTCGGGATGTGTATTCTTGTGCTTGCGGAGGCTCTTGATAACGCGTTGACCGAAATTCTGTACTATAGACGCCTTCCTTTTTCAATTCAACTTCGCGTTGCCGGCGTTCTGCTTCAGCCTGATCCGCTTTCGCCTTGGCGAGCTCCCCTTTTAAACGGGCTTCCTCGGCTTCAAACTTAAGCTGTTGGAGCCGTTTTTCCTGATCGATACTCTCTTGCCGACTACTTTGACTCCCATGATTCCTTAAATACTCATTCTCTCGTTGGTAGTACCGGGCCTCTTCCTCGGCCTGAGAGGCACGACTTTTCGCTTCCATCTGCTTACGCCCAATGGAGTGCCCCACCGCACCACCACCGAGTCCGCCTAAAACACCGCCTAACGCAGCGCCACCACGGCCGCCAACGGCATGCCCTAACAATGCACCCGTCGCTGCGCCGACACCCGCACCGCCCAGCGTCGACTCCGTCGAATCACATCCACCTAGTAACACTACAAGCGCCAAAACGACGCCCGTTTTCAGAAAAGGAAACTCCATAACTGACCGCCCAGAGTAGCAAAGTGTCGAGCAAAAGTAAAGCAAAAAACGTTTTTCCACGCAGTTTTTAGGCTTGCGCCCCGCAAATCTCCCCAAAAGTCTTGAAGTGCGTCTTGCAAAACCGGGCAAGCCCTTCCGTTCCGGAATGCTCCCATATTTTTTGTCCCTGCTGTTTGACACGACTGCTAGCTCCTTTGAGCAATGGTTCCCCTACCGCTTCAGATAATGCCTCCATCTGCCGCAAATACGCTGCACGGGCGACAATCGAAGCTGCTGCAACTACTGGATCCCGCTCCGCCCGCGTCTCCATCGCCAAATGAAACTCCGGAAAATTTTTGCGAATCATCGTCTGTACAATTGGCTGCTTCGAAAATTGGTCCAATAACCCCGTCGCTACGTAACGCCGTTGGAGTGCATTCTTCAACGCACAGCGGTGAAGCCACCCCAGTAATCGATTTAAGTTGCGACCGAAACGCACATATAGGGCATTGTACTTTTCCATCGATAGCGACATCACCTCGACAACTACCCCCGCCGTGGAGCGAATTTTGTCCGCTAACGCGAGCGCCACTTTATCGCTAGTAATCCGCTTGCTATCCCGTACACCCATGGCTTGAAATGCGCGAACCGCGCCATCGCCAGCAATCACACACGCCGCAACCACCGGACCGAAAAAATCCCCCTTTCCGCTCTCATCCAAGCCCGCATGCGGTAAAAACCACTCCGGGTGATAGGCTTCATCGTTGCCCTGAAGTGGCACCAATGTCACCTGAGGTTCGATCGTAAACGTCACAAACTCCGAAGCCCCCTTCCCTTGTAAGACGAGTTTCCCCGATTGGTACTGTACGAGATTGAAATCTGGAGCTCTAAAGGCAAACCGCGCATACGGAACCGCGTACAGCTCAAAGCCCCGCTTTTGGCAAATTGCCTGTAACTGTTGCGCTTGTGATTCGTTAAGCGTTAACACGATACACGTCGGCGTTTTTTCGGGGATGCTCATTGCGGCCATCAAACGATCTCAACGCTTTTTCGCAAGGCTACGCACGCGCTAAGAATAACTTTATTTTATAAATTCGTCGTATTAATAGGGGGTGTGAATATGTGAATAACTATTTGAGAACGGCACAAATTCAGGCGTTTTTAACGACAAAAATGTGAACAACTCGGTGTATAAAATGGGAGAAAATGTGGATAAATCGCCTTAAAATGGTCTTATTCACGGGTTGTTCTCAGGTTATTCCCAAGAGAGTGTGAATAACTTAGAAGCGCCGTGAAATCTTTTCGGAGAATGTGGCGATGTGTCTTGGATAATGCGGCCATTTTTTATGGAAGCGGCCTTGCAGAAACGGAGAAATGTCTTTTTAAAAGAGAGCTGTGATGGTGCCACCAGAGATTGTAGCTATTTCTGAGGACCTTCAGCGTCGAATTCAAGCGCTGGAGCGGTTTGTTGCCGTCGATACGAAGCGAGCACAGATCCAGACCTTAGAACGTGCCATGGAGGCTCCCAATTTTTGGAACGATCCGGAGCGGGCGCAATTCGTGAACCGCGAACTTCGTAGCCTCAAAAACCTGATCGAGCCGATGGTCTCCTTGCGCCAAAAAATCCGCGATTGGAGCGATTTGCTGGAACTCTTGAAAGAGGAATCTGACGATGAAGTTCTCTTACAGGAACTCCAAGCAGAGGCGCCGGCGTTAATGAATACGCTCGAAACGCTGGAGCTAAGTTCGTTTCTTTCCGGGAAGCACGACCGGTGTAACGCATTTTTAAGTATCCATGCAGGGGCCGGCGGTACGGAGTCCTGCGACTGGGCCGAT from Verrucomicrobiota bacterium includes the following:
- a CDS encoding glycine zipper 2TM domain-containing protein, producing MEFPFLKTGVVLALVVLLGGCDSTESTLGGAGVGAATGALLGHAVGGRGGAALGGVLGGLGGGAVGHSIGRKQMEAKSRASQAEEEARYYQRENEYLRNHGSQSSRQESIDQEKRLQQLKFEAEEARLKGELAKAKADQAEAERRQREVELKKEGVYSTEFRSTRYQEPPQAQEYTSRRTYAH
- a CDS encoding haloacid dehalogenase-like hydrolase, with amino-acid sequence MGERSHIIACVWDFDRTLIPGNMQVPMFAEYGIDERFFWQTINQFTDRMQRRGVYLSGTLAYLNFVLALVQEGRLPGLSKSHLEGYGQQLTYFPGVPEIFSLLRNDVEQDPCFRSYSISLEHYVVSSGHIEIIRGSQVAPHMEAIFASEFLEGEIDALAEKFQFGAIATELVDSSSGASKAYNSVENLEEFLADDPPETIVESQEGDKKVIRQIACVVDHTQKTRCLFEINKGCNKNRAIDVNAVIENDVRRIPFQNMIYIADGPSDVPAFSVIRGHGGKAFAVYNPEDEREFEQNDRMLAAGRIDAYGPADYREGSSTTRWLRMHLKKIAQRIVDEERRAAEDNPGKPPEHLH
- a CDS encoding penicillin-binding protein 2, with amino-acid sequence MRLLVLVLLSAWLFAGLSYRIVQLAYLDRSYYQGYLESARRVREVRRASRGRILDRNGTVLAMTVPKIDLGIDPYAAETQDFAKLPQLSEILKISEEDLKKFWTRESRIVDNKVRHIRWKKITEMTELDAYEQVLALKIKGIYGITSAQRYYPNGALASHVIGFVNKEGIAVSGIEAFMDPFLRGQDGGMESKRDGRRQELPLFREIDVLPQHGSDIQLTIDIRFHSAIERILSEAVERFHAQRGTVLVSDPTNGDLLVMCNYPTFEGEHYMKADVANLRNCAVTDTYEPGSVFKIVPFSVALQDRVISLYDAFDCTSTNFTWQGKTYTLPKDHTALGKLSAIDVLRKSSNRGAAQIGIRLGANALYDAARAFGFGEKTGYGFDGEVAGILRSPKYWDGLTITRLPMGHAVSATALQVHCAMGVIASGGYLLSPQIVQKVLNTKGEVVMKTDPRVRRSVLTSDTVRQLRDILYHPDAKPSEIDGVRLAYKTGTTQKLVHGAYSQSHHISSCSGFFPAEAPKYLVTVVIDDARLASGSTAYGSKVAFPIFCDVARWLLRRDLLND
- the bamA gene encoding outer membrane protein assembly factor BamA, whose protein sequence is MPSKFVCRASLLGLLCCPPSLTTVFGEDLEESTAPIAENTTENSEAIALDTTSSQEVSTSEESESSKIVSEGNTSIVEDGSSVETSEALYHNSVAQDEAETPVNSLGTYGKREQSKNFPVAKIEIRSDGELVRDEAFIRSHIRFTEGEAFDPFAANDAIHSLYAVGMFDDIEITATKNKDLSLNVFVNVKTRPRIANVKFPFEKIGKKKVRKELKTVAGHYLNRANLNEDVLMIYRYYQMNGFPKPQVDARIEPLEDGRVDVCFDITPTDAIRIARVQFHNFGDIDTDLVQKSMALKRWDRNFFSFFTKKGNFADLYLDHDKEVLVNAIRDAGYLDGKLTRAEFVTEGEQRGSLIFDADLGERYYVGDIKLTGATLYDPEVLMECAHLKTGDAFGQAAVRQAAENIQDYYRSRGYVNTIVEAEEHPTFRDNIIDLVLTIHESSLYHLSAITIKGNYKTKDKVLLREFTLEPGDTFNYTAMQIGEMRLHNTGYFKKVDVNAADSDNPHEKGIEINIEEADTGKISGGIAVSARKSQVVFISLEQSNFDLFGPNFQGGGQKLFTKLQLGTRENEAVFSFEEPYLFDKELAFGTEVTGGKTKYRKDDSNFSGSTYDENYFEFEPYFRKRLFDPWIGRLAYNFKLSKITSLGDTAVQPLKDEAAQGRRTASGLKFSIYRDSRDDLLFPRTGSRVEFQTHFYGLGGRTKFTRLEATATQYFWVSEKYDHTLAFTGSVGSIIPFHHRQTPYSERYFLGGQSMMRGFEGRQISPKEESFAFKDGKKETRYGDPVGGNSFCYGAAEYTFALFEPFFGAAFIEAGSANEKKFDNFKNINVDWGVGLRIFIGKMPLRLDWGFPIHAARGTKKDGVQFNFSFGASF
- the rnhC gene encoding ribonuclease HIII, with protein sequence MSIPEKTPTCIVLTLNESQAQQLQAICQKRGFELYAVPYARFAFRAPDFNLVQYQSGKLVLQGKGASEFVTFTIEPQVTLVPLQGNDEAYHPEWFLPHAGLDESGKGDFFGPVVAACVIAGDGAVRAFQAMGVRDSKRITSDKVALALADKIRSTAGVVVEVMSLSMEKYNALYVRFGRNLNRLLGWLHRCALKNALQRRYVATGLLDQFSKQPIVQTMIRKNFPEFHLAMETRAERDPVVAAASIVARAAYLRQMEALSEAVGEPLLKGASSRVKQQGQKIWEHSGTEGLARFCKTHFKTFGEICGAQA